From the Penicillium oxalicum strain HP7-1 chromosome V, whole genome shotgun sequence genome, one window contains:
- a CDS encoding Methionine aminopeptidase: protein MGSKTPENEQPNGKNEPSSSANTNGTGGEPRGAHFARDGDGTLGDGESGDDDDEERNACHDAAVTTCSVLGHSTLADSSKKKNKKRKKNKKKSTTALKQSSPPRVPVSDLFPSGRYPAGELQEYTVVENTSRVTSEESRYKSRTHLEDDSFLNDYRKAAEIHRQVRQWVQETARPGKTLTEIAEGIDNSVRALLDNEGLAPGTGLISGLGFPTGLALNHCVAHYNPNPGQKEIVLQCSDVMKVDFGVHINGWIVDSAFTMSFDPTYDNLLAAVKDATNTGLRNAGIDVRISDVSAAIQEVMESYEVGINGKTYPVKPVRNLSGHNIKQYQIHGGKSIPFVKTKDQTKMEEGEIFACETFGSTGRGLITDGPGVYGYGKDPFAPKKINSPLASARSLYQTINDNFGSLVFCRRYLERLGVERYLAGMNYLISQGVVEMYPPLLDIEGSYSAQFEHTFLLRESGKEIISRGDDY from the exons ATGGGCTCCAAGACACCTGAGAACGAACAGCCGAACGGCAAAA ATGAGCCGTCGAGCTCAGCCAACACAAACGGCACTGGTGGTGAGCCACGAGGAGCGCATTTTGCTCGTGATGGAGACGGCACGCTTGGCGATGGAGAATCtggtgacgatgacgatgaggagaggaATGCCTGTCACGATGCCGCCGTGACCACCTGCTCCGTCCTGGGCCATTCTACATTGGCAGActcttccaaaaagaaaaacaaaaagcgaaagaagaacaagaagaagagtacCACGGCACTCAAGCAAAGTTCACCTCCACGGGTGCCCGTGTCGGACCTTTTTCCATCGGGTCGCTATCCGGCGGGCGAACTTCAGGAATACACAGTCGTGGAAAACACATCCCGAGTCACTTCTGAGGAGAGCCGCTACAAATCCCGTACTCATCTCGAAGATGACAGCTTTCTGAATGATTATCGGAAGGCTGCCGAAATACACCGTCAAGTCCGTCAATGGGTTCAGGAAACCGCCCGTCCTGGGAAGACGCTTACGGAAATCGCCGAGGGGATCGATAATAGCGTCAGAGCTCTTCTTGACAACGAAGGGCTTGCGCCAGGTACTGGGTTGATCTCTGGTCTTGGTTTCCCGACAGGTCTAGCCTTGAACCACTGTGTCGCACACTACAATCCTAACCCGGGCCAGAAGGAGATTGTTCTACAGTGTAGCGACGTCATGAAGGTCGACTTTGGGGTCCATATCAACGGCTGGATTGTCGACAGCGCCTTTACAATGTCGTTTGATCCCACTTACGACAACTTGCTTGCTGCTGTCAAGGACGCGACTAATACTGGTCTCAGG AATGCTGGAATCGATGTTCGCATCAGTGACGTGAGCGCTGCGATACAAGAGGTGATGGAGAGCTACGAGGTAGGAATCAATGGGAAGACATATCCTGTGAAACCCGTGCGCAATCTTTCCGGCCACAACATCAAGCAGTACCAGATTCATGGAGGAAAGTCCATTCCTTTCGTCAAAACCAAAGACCAGACcaagatggaagagggggaaatcTTCGCCTGCGAGACATTTGGTTCTACAGGCCGAGGTTTGATTACCGATGGG CCCGGTGTCTACGGCTATGGTAAAGACCCATTCGCTCCAAAGAAGATCAATTCACCTCTCGCTTCTGCACGATCTTTGTACCAGACCATCAATGACAATTTTGGATCTCTCGTATTCTGTCGGCGATATCTCGAGCGTCTGGGCGTCGAGCGATACCTAGCGGGT ATGAACTATCTGATCTCCCAAGGTGTGGTCGAAATGTACCCGCCGTTGCTGGACATTGAAGGGTCATACTCCGCTCAATTTGAACAT ACTTTCCTTCTCCGCGAATCTGGCAAGGAGATCATCAGTCGAGGGGACGATTACTGA
- a CDS encoding Polyadenylate-binding protein, cytoplasmic and nuclear: MSAETATNPPAAEAPVNGTPDNVGAQETATTPEPTGEGAAAAANNQPHSASLYVGELDPSVTEAMLYELFSSIGQVASIRVCRDAVTRRSLGYAYVNYNNTADGERALEDLNYTLIKGKPCRIMWSQRDPALRKTGQGNVFIKNLDNAIDNKALHDTFAAFGNILSCKVAQDEFGNSKGYGFVHYETAEAANNAIKHVNGMLLNDKKVFVGHHISKKDRQSKFEEMKANFTNIYVKNLDQEISDDEFRVMFEKFGEITSATLSHDQEGKSRGFGFVNYSTHESAQAAVDEMNEKEIKSQKLYVGRAQKKHEREEELRKQYEAARMEKASKYQGVNLYVKNLTDDVDDEKLRDLFSPYGTITSAKVMRDSVSDRSPSETEKEGETKEEGEKVEKPEEKKDEAKQEEEKKEGEQEQDAEKSDKSEKKLLGKSKGFGFVCFSSPDEASKAVTEMNQRMVNGKPLYVALAQRKDVRRSQLEASIQARNTIRQQQAAAAAGMPQPYMAPAVFYPPGQQGFIPGGQRGGMPFPPQPGMVMAGIPGGRPGQYPGPFPGQQGGRGMGPNQQMPGNFQGVPMGMQVPGGMPNGMGYPMQAQFGRGAGGRGQVPGMPMGQGMRGGFRGPPGQMGRGQGRGQPAAAGQPGRDEAAPASGLNSQALTSAPPAQQKQMLGEALYPKIQAQQPELAGKITGMLLEMDNTELLGLLDDEEALRAKVDEALNVYDEYMKNKGTDGEPAAEAKPQEAAKEASSEENKS; this comes from the exons ATGTCTGCTGAGACCGCCACCAACCCTCCCGCCGCTGAGGCTCCCGTCAACGGCACCCCCGACAATGTCGGCGCCCAAGAAACCGCTACTACCCCCGAGCCCACCGGCGAGGGCGCTGCGGCCGCTGCCAACAACCAGCCCCACTCCGCTTCTCTCTATGTCGGCGAGTTGGACCCCTCTGTGACTGAGGCCATGCTCTACGAGCTCTTCTCCTCAATTGGCCAGGTTGCTTCCATCCGTGTCTGCCGTGATGCTGTCACCCGTCGTTCCCTCGGCTATGCCTACGTCAACTACAACAACACTGCCGATGGTGAGCGTGCTCTCGAGGACCTGAACTACACCCTGATTAAGGGCAAGCCTTGCCGCATCATGTGGTCTCAGCGTGATCCCGCTCTGCGCAAGACTGGTCAGGGCAACGTCTTCATCAAGAACTTGGACAACGCCATTGACAACAAGGCTCTGCACGACACCTTTGCCGCATTCGGTAACATTCTCAGCTGCAAGGTTGCTCAGGATGAGTTTGGCAACTCCAAGGGCTACGGATTCGTTCATTACGAGACTGCCGAGGCTGCCAACAACGCCATCAAGCATGTGAACGGTATGCTCCTCAACGACAAGAAGGTCTTCGTTGGCCATCACATTTCCAAGAAGGACCGCCAGAGCAAGTTCGAGGAAATGAAGGCCAACTTCACCAACATCTACGTCAAGAACCTCGACCAGGAGATTTCCGATGACGAGTTCCGCGTCATGTTCGAGAAGTTTGGTGAGATTACCTCTGCCACTCTCAGCCACGACCAGGAGGGCAAGAGCCGTGGCTTCGGTTTCGTCAACTACTCCACCCACGAGAGCGCGCAGGCCGCCGTTGACGAGATGaacgagaaggagatcaagTCGCAGAAGCTCTACGTTGGCCGTGCCCAAAAGAAGCACGAGCGCGAGGAGGAGCTTCGCAAGCAGTACGAAGCCGCTCGTATGGAGAAGGCTTCCAAGTACCAGGGTGTCAACCTTTACGTTAAGAACCTCACcgacgatgttgatgatgagaagtTGCGCGATCTTTTCAGCCCTTATGGTACTATCACCTCCGCGAAGGTGATGCGCGACTCCGTCTCCGACCGCAGCCCctccgagaccgagaaggagggtgagaccaaggaggagggtgagaaggttgagaagcccgaggagaagaaggacgaggccaagcaagaggaagagaagaaggagggcgAACAGGAGCAGGACGCCGAAAAGTCCGACAAGTCCGAGAAGAAGCTCCTCGGCAAGAGCAAGGGCTTCGGTTTTGTTTGCTTCTCCAGCCCCGACGAGGCCTCCAAGGCTGTCACTGAGATGAACCAGCGTATGGTCAACGGCAAGCCCCTTTACGTCGCTCTCGCTCAGCGCAAGGATGTCCGCCGCAGCCAGCTTGAGGCCAGCATTCAAGCCCGCAACACTATTCGTCAACAGcaggccgccgccgctgccggcATGCCCCAGCCCTACATGGCGCCCGCTGTTTTCTACCCTCCCGGCCAGCAGGGCTTCATTCCCGGTGGTCAGCGTGGCGGCAtgcctttcccccctcagCCTGGTATGGTCATGGCTGGTATCCCTGGTGGACGCCCTGGTCAGTACCCTGGTCCTTTCCCTGGCCAGCAAGGTGGTCGTGGTATGGGTCCCAACCAGCAGATGCCCGGTAACTTCCAGGGCGTGCCCATGGGCATGCAGGTTCCCGGTGGCATGCCTAACGGTATGGGCTACCCTATGCAGGCTCAGTTCGGCCGCGGCGCtggtggccgtggtcagGTTCCTGGCATGCCTATGGGTCAAGGCATGCGTGGTGGTTTCCGTGGTCCCCCCGGCCAGATGGGTCGCGGTCAGGGTCGCGGTCAGCCCGCTGCTGCTGGCCAGCCCGGCCGTGATGAGGCCGCCCCCGCTTCTGGTTTGAACTCTCAGGCCCTTACCTCCGCTCCTCCTGCTCAACAGAAGCAGATGCTCGGCGAGGCCCTGTACCCTAAGATTCAGGCCCAGCAGCCCGAGCTTGCCGGCAAGATCACCGGTATGCtgttggagatggacaaCACCGAGCTTCTCGGACT GttggatgacgaggaggctCTTCGCGCCAAGGTCGACGAGGCCCTCAACGTTTATGACGAGTACATGAAGAACAAGGGCACCGATGGTGAGCCAGCTGCCGAGGCCAAGCCTCAggaggctgccaaggagGCCTCATCCGAGGAGAACAAGTCTTAA